A stretch of the Parabacteroides timonensis genome encodes the following:
- a CDS encoding MraY family glycosyltransferase has translation MSTNSMSVVLLPIKGEVTKAEIIISLCFFLSFMFSLFVLPRIILISKRKSLYDDPNARKSHSGAISRLGGLVFIPSVLIALSFSTAFRFLIDFPFNSSLTGYTLLELLFLVAGSLFLYFVGVKDDLVGVRYRKKFLAQFLVAFLFPLSGLYINNMYGLFGIYEISPLIGVPFTIVMVVFITNAINLIDGIDGLAAGGGLISFLAFGILYILKQEWIYSMLAFAFVGCLLPFMYYNIWGSAKHGTKLFMGDTGSLSIGYLLSFFAIKYAMYIPEHGMNKCCLVIPLSLLFIPVFDALRVMIVRYYQHHPLFLADRNHIHHKCLAAGLTHLQSTLLLISYMIIMLFVNLKFTQMMDLNMVLIINILLAILMNYLLNVKIKQRKSAEAKAFDFKITK, from the coding sequence ATGTCAACTAATTCAATGTCAGTAGTTTTACTTCCAATAAAGGGGGAAGTGACAAAAGCAGAAATCATCATTTCACTTTGTTTTTTCTTGTCTTTTATGTTCTCGTTATTTGTGCTTCCCCGCATAATTCTTATATCCAAACGGAAATCCTTGTATGATGATCCGAATGCACGTAAAAGTCATTCGGGAGCTATTTCACGTTTAGGCGGTTTGGTTTTTATCCCGTCTGTACTGATCGCTTTGTCGTTTTCAACGGCTTTTCGTTTTCTGATCGATTTTCCTTTTAATTCATCTTTGACAGGATATACGTTGCTGGAATTATTGTTTCTGGTAGCAGGCAGTCTGTTTTTATATTTTGTAGGAGTAAAAGACGATTTGGTGGGAGTCCGTTACCGTAAGAAATTTCTGGCGCAGTTTTTAGTCGCTTTTCTGTTCCCTTTGTCGGGGTTATATATAAACAATATGTATGGTCTGTTCGGTATATATGAAATTTCTCCATTGATAGGAGTTCCGTTTACGATAGTGATGGTTGTTTTTATAACGAATGCGATAAATCTGATCGATGGTATAGACGGCTTGGCTGCCGGAGGTGGTTTAATCTCTTTTTTGGCATTCGGTATATTATATATTCTTAAGCAGGAGTGGATATATTCTATGTTGGCATTTGCTTTTGTGGGATGTTTGCTCCCGTTTATGTATTATAATATCTGGGGATCAGCCAAACATGGAACAAAACTGTTCATGGGTGACACCGGTTCCTTGTCTATCGGATATTTATTATCGTTTTTTGCCATTAAATACGCAATGTATATACCGGAGCATGGAATGAATAAGTGCTGCCTGGTCATTCCGTTATCTCTTCTTTTTATTCCGGTTTTCGACGCTTTGCGTGTGATGATAGTCCGTTATTATCAACATCATCCGTTGTTTCTGGCCGACCGCAATCATATTCATCATAAATGTCTGGCAGCAGGATTAACCCATTTACAATCAACCTTATTGTTAATAAGTTATATGATAATCATGCTGTTTGTGAATCTTAAATTCACTCAAATGATGGACCTGAACATGGTATTGATTATCAATATCCTGCTGGCCATTCTGATGAATTATCTGTTGAACGTAAAAATAAAACAAAGGAAAAGTGCAGAAGCAAAAGCCTTTGATTTTAAAATAACAAAATAA
- a CDS encoding tyrosine-type recombinase/integrase gives METMRKKEKTTHKGVLSYMDYLEKDKYASGKKGTAGLYKATRNQFALFLGQRKLNLKKVNTQLVNDFVDYLQSLCLSRNSISNYTSILRTVYNSAVSENLIVPKENPFQKLRLRPVPSYKRSVGMNVIKEMTQMNLKGNKRLGFARDLFLFSFMACGMAFVDLAHLTRKNLHGNVLVYYRVKTKTEIRVTITAGMRRLLDKYMEENSVLLFPILKSEDASYESYKVALRTYNRRLGAIGDKLSNPVKLTSYVARHSWAMCAKEKSASVAVIGQALGHTSEKTTRFYLSNLDQSVIDRINLKIIGFVEKWIEENQFRN, from the coding sequence ATGGAAACAATGCGAAAGAAAGAAAAGACAACTCATAAAGGAGTGTTGAGTTATATGGATTATCTTGAAAAAGATAAATATGCATCCGGTAAAAAGGGAACTGCCGGCTTATACAAGGCAACCCGTAACCAGTTTGCATTATTTCTCGGTCAACGTAAATTGAATTTAAAGAAGGTGAATACCCAACTAGTAAATGATTTTGTCGATTATCTGCAATCCTTATGCCTGAGTCGTAATTCGATAAGTAACTATACCAGTATACTCAGGACTGTATATAATAGTGCAGTATCTGAAAATTTAATTGTTCCAAAGGAAAATCCTTTTCAAAAGCTACGTTTACGACCGGTTCCATCTTATAAACGTTCAGTAGGGATGAATGTGATAAAGGAAATGACACAAATGAATTTGAAAGGTAATAAACGCCTGGGTTTTGCACGCGACCTGTTTCTGTTTAGCTTTATGGCTTGCGGGATGGCTTTTGTCGATCTGGCCCATCTGACCCGTAAGAATCTACATGGGAATGTATTGGTTTATTATCGTGTCAAAACTAAAACAGAGATTCGTGTGACGATTACTGCGGGAATGCGTCGTTTACTTGATAAATATATGGAAGAAAATTCTGTATTGTTATTCCCTATATTGAAATCGGAAGATGCATCTTATGAATCTTATAAAGTGGCGTTGCGTACCTACAACCGTCGTTTAGGAGCTATTGGTGACAAACTTTCTAATCCTGTAAAGCTGACTTCGTATGTAGCCCGTCATTCCTGGGCAATGTGTGCAAAAGAGAAATCCGCATCAGTGGCAGTAATAGGGCAGGCTTTGGGACATACTTCAGAGAAAACGACTCGTTTTTATCTGAGTAATCTGGATCAATCGGTGATTGATCGGATTAATTTGAAAATCATTGGCTTTGTAGAAAAATGGATTGAAGAAAATCAATTTAGAAATTGA
- a CDS encoding Dps family protein, which yields MKTLDYLHLDASAANKVVEALQQLLADYQVFYTNLRGFHWNIKGHGFFVLHSKFEEMYDDAAEKVDELAERILMLGGVPVNKFSEYLKVARVKEVSGVSCGDEALENILNTYGQFIAEERKLLSLASEAGDEATVALMSDYLKEQEKLVWMLVAYSTCDCKK from the coding sequence ATGAAAACATTAGATTATTTGCATTTAGATGCATCAGCAGCAAACAAAGTAGTAGAAGCATTACAGCAGTTATTAGCCGACTATCAGGTATTCTATACAAACCTTCGCGGATTCCATTGGAACATTAAGGGACATGGTTTCTTTGTCCTTCACAGTAAATTTGAAGAAATGTATGACGATGCAGCCGAAAAGGTAGACGAACTGGCAGAACGCATCCTGATGTTAGGAGGTGTACCGGTAAATAAATTCAGTGAATATCTGAAAGTAGCAAGAGTAAAAGAAGTATCAGGTGTTTCTTGTGGTGATGAAGCGCTGGAAAATATCCTGAATACTTACGGACAATTTATCGCCGAAGAGCGTAAACTTCTTTCACTTGCATCAGAAGCCGGTGATGAAGCTACAGTAGCGTTGATGAGCGATTATCTGAAAGAACAGGAAAAATTAGTTTGGATGTTAGTAGCTTATTCCACTTGCGATTGCAAGAAGTAA